In Desulfomonilia bacterium, a single genomic region encodes these proteins:
- a CDS encoding FAD-dependent monooxygenase yields MNNNYKAIVIGAGPAGLGAALALSRAGIEVDIYERQKEIGLQRRGETIRFSPEMEALLGKGFFESQTIHKINKRRYYSHSGKKLVDRTISEYNLIIDWQCFIRAIAAVVEKSGARINTGTAVEGIVIEKGRARMVRLSGRDCPADLVYSCGGIDDLSSILAGIDRSRLDRPAAKWILKNYGGPEDRLEYHFHAEDGRLAVGCIFPRGKGEAEIIILSLSNNWLPELEEFSSFHKIFSERINGATVEYSLRTSIPMGGMITECMPAKGLFTAGDALGHVQARGGSGIRTSFLISNACGVAGANALRYGNWDRVPEIIRKNSHMKSLRIHNLIFSELRMLMFRPAATEQGMDILWPAISAALR; encoded by the coding sequence ATGAATAATAATTATAAAGCCATTGTCATCGGTGCAGGCCCTGCAGGACTGGGAGCGGCGCTTGCCCTTTCCCGTGCGGGAATTGAAGTGGATATTTATGAGAGACAGAAGGAAATCGGCCTTCAGAGAAGGGGAGAGACCATACGATTCAGCCCTGAAATGGAGGCCCTGCTCGGAAAAGGTTTTTTCGAATCGCAGACGATCCACAAAATAAACAAACGCCGCTACTATTCCCATTCGGGCAAAAAGCTGGTTGACCGGACGATATCCGAATATAACCTGATCATCGACTGGCAGTGTTTCATCAGGGCCATTGCAGCAGTGGTTGAGAAATCCGGGGCAAGGATTAATACCGGGACCGCTGTTGAAGGTATCGTGATTGAAAAGGGAAGGGCCAGGATGGTGAGGCTTTCCGGAAGGGATTGTCCGGCTGATCTTGTATATTCCTGCGGCGGCATAGACGATCTTTCTTCAATCCTTGCCGGAATTGACCGCTCCAGACTGGACAGGCCCGCCGCAAAATGGATTCTTAAAAACTATGGCGGCCCTGAAGACAGGCTGGAGTATCATTTCCATGCGGAAGACGGCAGGCTTGCAGTCGGCTGCATATTTCCCAGAGGCAAGGGGGAAGCGGAAATAATCATCCTGAGCCTGTCGAACAACTGGCTGCCCGAACTTGAAGAATTCTCCTCTTTCCACAAAATCTTCTCCGAGAGGATAAATGGCGCCACAGTCGAATACAGCCTGCGTACATCGATCCCGATGGGCGGGATGATAACCGAATGCATGCCTGCGAAAGGCCTTTTTACGGCAGGAGATGCACTGGGCCATGTACAGGCGAGAGGAGGCAGCGGCATCAGGACGTCTTTCCTGATATCGAATGCATGCGGTGTTGCCGGGGCTAATGCCCTAAGATATGGAAACTGGGACAGGGTCCCGGAGATAATCAGAAAAAATTCTCATATGAAATCGCTAAGAATACATAACTTGATTTTTTCGGAATTAAGAATGCTTATGTTCAGGCCGGCTGCAACCGAGCAGGGGATGGATATCCTCTGGCCGGCTATTTCAGCGGCACTCCGCTGA
- a CDS encoding alpha/beta hydrolase: MKGRFSVIFVMLIVSSILSGCGIFIKNIPKGEIAIPCPNGEDHMIKVGGINFHYTEYPAAGQKVLMVHGFGSSTYSWEKTAPVLQAKGMHVYAIDMKGFGWSDKPRASRDVKYDPVTLMEEVRACMDAMELRNVIYVGNSLGGAVGILMAMEHPEYINSMVLLDPAGYPQKKPLIIRLGAVPGAVCSIKTLFGKWVVKWNLKEVFYNKDWVSRDQIDNYYARLITEGAIDAQASIITQLDFDYFKPYLKRIPSIGQKTLLVWGKEDEWIPLNVGYQYRHDLPNANLTIIQHCGHTPQEELPNVTASLILDFIDEKITKDMTIGPYSKENR; the protein is encoded by the coding sequence ATGAAAGGCAGATTTTCAGTCATATTTGTCATGCTGATCGTTTCATCGATTCTAAGCGGGTGCGGGATTTTCATAAAAAATATACCGAAGGGTGAAATCGCAATCCCATGCCCGAACGGCGAAGACCACATGATAAAGGTCGGCGGTATTAATTTTCATTATACTGAATACCCTGCTGCGGGCCAGAAAGTGCTTATGGTACATGGATTCGGTTCGTCGACTTATTCATGGGAGAAAACGGCCCCTGTTCTTCAGGCAAAAGGAATGCACGTCTATGCAATCGATATGAAAGGGTTCGGCTGGTCTGACAAACCCAGGGCGTCCCGTGATGTCAAATATGATCCGGTTACGCTTATGGAGGAAGTTAGAGCCTGCATGGATGCCATGGAACTCCGGAATGTGATCTATGTCGGCAACTCACTGGGCGGTGCCGTGGGGATTCTCATGGCGATGGAGCATCCCGAATACATCAACAGCATGGTGCTTCTGGACCCGGCAGGCTATCCCCAGAAAAAGCCTCTTATCATACGTCTGGGGGCGGTGCCCGGGGCAGTCTGCTCGATAAAGACGCTGTTCGGTAAATGGGTGGTGAAATGGAACCTGAAGGAAGTATTCTACAACAAGGACTGGGTGAGCCGGGATCAGATAGACAATTATTATGCAAGGCTTATAACTGAGGGTGCGATTGACGCTCAGGCATCAATAATAACGCAGCTTGATTTCGATTATTTCAAACCATACCTCAAGCGCATTCCTTCAATCGGACAGAAAACCCTGCTCGTATGGGGAAAGGAAGATGAATGGATTCCGCTCAACGTGGGCTATCAGTACAGGCACGACCTTCCGAATGCAAACCTAACAATAATTCAGCATTGCGGGCATACGCCACAGGAGGAACTGCCGAATGTAACAGCCAGTCTGATACTTGATTTTATTGATGAAAAGATAACAAAAGATATGACGATCGGACCATATTCAAAAGAAAACAGATAA
- a CDS encoding SDR family oxidoreductase, translating to MNYGLEDKVVLVTGGSRGIGLEMAKTLLGQGAKVAICGRKKEGLDAAAALLNGGERLIQIQAHIAQEADVERMFDEITAWSGGRLDILINNVGMNLLTASIADTEPAVWQKIIDSNLGGTFLVSRKAAKIMKPQNKGSIVTITSVAGRKASPGMGIYGTAKAAIEMLTKVLASELAQYGIRVNAVAPAMVRTDFSKPFWSNADILAQITKGIPMGRIAEPSEVVHPVLFLASDGASFITGQTLVVDGGTTAI from the coding sequence ATGAATTACGGACTTGAAGATAAGGTTGTTCTTGTTACAGGAGGAAGCCGTGGCATTGGGCTCGAGATGGCGAAGACCCTGCTCGGCCAGGGAGCAAAAGTTGCGATTTGTGGAAGGAAAAAAGAAGGCCTCGACGCGGCAGCGGCTCTTCTTAATGGGGGCGAACGGCTCATTCAAATTCAGGCCCATATAGCGCAGGAAGCCGACGTCGAAAGGATGTTCGATGAAATCACCGCATGGTCTGGCGGCCGCCTTGACATACTCATAAACAATGTCGGAATGAACCTTCTGACCGCATCGATTGCAGATACCGAACCAGCGGTCTGGCAGAAGATAATCGATTCGAACCTGGGCGGCACGTTTCTGGTTTCCCGCAAGGCTGCAAAAATAATGAAGCCTCAGAATAAGGGCTCTATCGTCACAATCACATCCGTTGCAGGCAGAAAGGCCTCTCCGGGCATGGGGATTTACGGAACGGCAAAGGCGGCGATAGAGATGCTTACAAAGGTGCTGGCAAGCGAACTGGCCCAGTACGGTATAAGGGTCAACGCCGTTGCGCCTGCCATGGTCAGGACCGATTTTTCAAAACCCTTCTGGTCTAATGCCGACATACTGGCCCAGATCACTAAAGGCATTCCCATGGGCCGCATAGCCGAACCCTCGGAAGTGGTGCATCCCGTGCTTTTCCTGGCCTCGGACGGTGCCAGCTTTATAACAGGCCAGACCCTTGTCGTCGACGGGGGCACCACGGCAATTTGA
- a CDS encoding acyl-CoA dehydratase activase has translation MITLGIDIGSITAKAAILKDGKVIATMVSFTGYNATQAGKRIYDDILDEAGIKPGSVSRVVATGYGRNSIDFADKAVTEIICHATGAHFLNPEVRSVVDIGGQDSKAIVLDAGGKVKDFAMNDKCAAGTGRFLEVMARALEVDLDKFGETSLRAQSPSHISSLCTVFAESEVISLIAKGETRENIIAGIHESVASRVAALANRVGVKKPIMMTGGVAKNIGIVKALEAKLGPMEVFTEAQVNGAIGAAIIASRI, from the coding sequence ATGATAACGCTCGGTATCGACATAGGCTCCATAACGGCAAAGGCGGCCATTCTGAAGGACGGTAAGGTCATCGCCACAATGGTCTCTTTTACGGGCTACAACGCCACACAGGCCGGAAAAAGGATATATGATGATATCCTCGATGAAGCAGGAATAAAGCCGGGGTCAGTGAGCAGAGTGGTGGCAACGGGCTACGGAAGAAATTCCATTGATTTCGCGGACAAGGCCGTTACCGAGATAATATGCCATGCAACAGGGGCGCATTTTCTCAATCCTGAAGTCCGCTCTGTCGTCGATATAGGAGGGCAGGACAGCAAGGCGATCGTGCTCGACGCAGGCGGCAAGGTCAAGGATTTTGCCATGAATGACAAGTGCGCAGCCGGGACAGGCAGGTTTCTGGAAGTGATGGCCAGGGCACTGGAGGTCGATCTCGACAAGTTCGGCGAAACGTCTCTGAGGGCTCAAAGCCCGTCGCATATAAGCAGCCTATGTACGGTATTCGCCGAAAGCGAGGTAATATCACTGATAGCAAAAGGGGAGACCCGCGAAAACATAATAGCGGGCATTCATGAATCGGTCGCCTCACGCGTCGCTGCACTTGCAAACAGGGTTGGAGTGAAGAAGCCTATCATGATGACAGGAGGCGTTGCAAAGAACATAGGCATTGTAAAGGCGCTTGAAGCGAAGCTTGGACCAATGGAGGTGTTCACGGAAGCACAGGTGAACGGGGCGATAGGTGCTGCAATAATCGCTTCGAGGATTTAA
- a CDS encoding rhodanese-like domain-containing protein has translation MNKLGRIFTKGMLQTIIIIVAGIVIGLTVNAMRPDKVELTGEGKTQAGQSESQIKPVAVPVVKITVWEGFKAFRSGKALFIDARSEYDYNLGHIPNAINIHPGKGDKSVKENEKDKSRLIITYCIGIDCPLAEELAKELMADGFTNVREMPEGWEAWNMSGYPVESGR, from the coding sequence ATGAATAAGCTTGGAAGGATATTCACAAAAGGCATGTTGCAGACCATTATAATAATAGTGGCCGGCATCGTAATAGGCCTTACAGTAAACGCTATGCGTCCTGACAAGGTTGAACTGACCGGTGAAGGTAAAACGCAGGCCGGACAGTCCGAGTCTCAGATAAAACCTGTTGCCGTACCTGTTGTGAAGATCACCGTCTGGGAAGGATTCAAGGCTTTCCGCTCAGGCAAGGCATTGTTCATCGATGCAAGAAGCGAATATGACTACAACCTGGGGCATATCCCTAATGCCATCAACATACATCCCGGCAAAGGCGACAAATCTGTCAAAGAGAACGAGAAAGACAAATCAAGGCTTATTATCACCTATTGCATCGGTATTGACTGCCCCCTTGCCGAGGAGCTTGCAAAGGAGCTCATGGCAGATGGTTTTACAAATGTCAGGGAAATGCCTGAAGGCTGGGAAGCCTGGAACATGTCAGGCTATCCTGTGGAGTCAGGCAGATGA
- a CDS encoding MauE/DoxX family redox-associated membrane protein has translation MNIKRLVYILARLLIGGMFIYTGFIHFSEPAAFAKAIDAYRILPNGFLVNLAAASMPPIEIIAGFFVVSGIFIEGGSLAISGMLLIFAAALCASLVRGLDISCGCFTTDPAAAKITWWYLLRDIGLLLVSAGIFIYPAIFSDKNQAG, from the coding sequence ATGAACATAAAAAGGCTTGTCTATATCCTGGCAAGGCTCTTAATCGGCGGCATGTTCATATATACCGGCTTCATTCATTTTTCGGAACCGGCAGCCTTTGCAAAGGCGATCGATGCATACCGGATCCTCCCGAACGGGTTTCTCGTGAATCTGGCCGCTGCATCCATGCCGCCAATCGAGATCATAGCCGGATTTTTTGTCGTAAGCGGGATATTCATCGAGGGCGGTTCCCTCGCTATCTCTGGCATGCTCCTTATATTTGCGGCCGCCCTTTGTGCAAGCCTCGTACGCGGGCTTGACATTTCATGCGGGTGCTTTACAACAGACCCCGCCGCAGCAAAGATTACCTGGTGGTATCTGCTGAGGGATATCGGGCTTCTGCTGGTATCAGCCGGCATCTTTATTTACCCTGCAATATTTTCGGATAAGAACCAGGCCGGATAA
- a CDS encoding (Fe-S)-binding protein, which yields MSGVIKGFREVLGWDRCIECGECLVNCRYMKLSRLDAIKDIKKINLGLHKESIAARKCMSCYACNAFCPNDAHPYERIHYFWNERYEREGLPARTSYLMPGRLPNFRQSLAYTESEKALQKKWSIEQPPAKTCLYPGCNLLSMPLLAEGAIFEELPVWGRWDLCCGEMFFRMGALEPVGKTAEYLTGFYRGKDIEELVFICPAGYNMFSNVLPEQFGASFDFKKTFFTDWFIDRIEDGTFKIRKKLSGTVVMHDSCHARVLGKDFMQNQRRLLEMLGLTVVETEQNHEHGLCCGVAAGCNSFSLVDLAICGLKGLSALDKSDADEAAIYCTGCLLTLGIFRLTNPFGKTLRHIIEYAREALGENVKRSNTKKALQMALGIGINALPKYLDPRRFKM from the coding sequence TTGTCAGGTGTAATCAAAGGGTTCAGGGAGGTTTTAGGCTGGGACAGATGCATTGAATGCGGCGAATGCCTTGTAAACTGCCGGTATATGAAACTCTCGAGGCTGGATGCGATAAAGGACATCAAAAAGATAAACCTCGGACTTCATAAAGAATCGATCGCTGCAAGGAAATGCATGAGCTGCTATGCCTGCAACGCATTCTGCCCGAACGACGCGCATCCATATGAAAGAATCCACTACTTCTGGAATGAACGGTATGAAAGGGAAGGTCTTCCTGCAAGGACCAGTTATCTGATGCCCGGAAGATTGCCCAATTTCAGGCAGAGCCTCGCATACACAGAATCTGAAAAGGCCCTTCAGAAAAAATGGTCGATTGAACAGCCACCTGCAAAGACCTGCCTTTATCCGGGCTGCAACCTTCTCTCAATGCCTCTTCTTGCCGAAGGCGCCATATTTGAAGAGCTTCCGGTATGGGGAAGGTGGGACCTTTGCTGCGGAGAGATGTTCTTCAGGATGGGAGCACTCGAGCCGGTCGGAAAGACTGCGGAGTATCTTACCGGATTTTACAGGGGAAAGGATATCGAAGAACTCGTATTTATATGTCCCGCCGGGTACAACATGTTTTCAAATGTGCTGCCGGAGCAGTTCGGTGCCAGTTTTGATTTCAAAAAGACATTCTTTACGGACTGGTTCATAGACAGGATCGAAGACGGGACCTTTAAAATCAGAAAAAAACTCTCAGGCACGGTTGTGATGCATGATTCCTGCCATGCCAGGGTGCTCGGGAAAGATTTCATGCAGAACCAGCGCAGGCTGCTAGAGATGCTGGGGCTTACGGTTGTTGAGACTGAGCAAAATCACGAGCACGGTCTTTGCTGCGGCGTGGCCGCAGGCTGCAACAGCTTCAGTCTTGTCGACCTGGCCATATGCGGCCTCAAAGGTCTGTCAGCGCTGGATAAGTCTGATGCGGATGAAGCTGCAATATACTGCACCGGCTGTCTTCTTACCCTGGGTATATTCAGGCTGACAAACCCTTTCGGCAAGACCCTCAGGCATATTATCGAATATGCAAGAGAGGCGCTTGGCGAAAATGTTAAAAGGTCTAATACGAAAAAGGCTTTACAGATGGCCCTCGGGATCGGCATTAACGCCCTGCCGAAATATCTCGACCCGAGACGCTTTAAAATGTGA
- a CDS encoding DUF169 domain-containing protein: protein MKEERLMKLELPPIGIKLLDDKLYEEFKETVIFSGVSYCQGIFGATFGMELILNSGSIKICKWSPVVLGFKEPANDFEKTIEPHLEHLSIKGIYMAPLHLFKKGVTPDGVIIRTNPENYRRIIELLGWESFIDPEKYKQDQTSLNTFRMKPPTGLSAISIKYINRTLSLLNRFTLWHRFTTFIFRSDFITKIFDKFITRYMANMSMCRNSFVIPWQNGKANISYYCTGGVAWGKNEPDDMTSGFPYETYLKLEPHLDYPGKLPDDPRLNRLDKVRKRLLEAAKAKGYTMAPSYGKEA from the coding sequence ATGAAGGAAGAGCGTCTGATGAAACTCGAACTGCCTCCCATAGGAATCAAGCTGCTTGATGATAAACTTTATGAAGAGTTCAAGGAAACGGTTATTTTTTCAGGGGTCTCATACTGTCAGGGTATATTCGGTGCGACCTTCGGCATGGAACTTATATTGAATTCCGGCTCGATAAAAATATGCAAATGGTCGCCTGTTGTGCTCGGGTTCAAAGAGCCGGCAAATGATTTTGAAAAGACGATCGAACCTCACCTTGAACATCTTTCCATAAAGGGCATATACATGGCGCCGCTTCACCTTTTCAAGAAAGGCGTAACACCTGACGGCGTGATCATAAGGACGAATCCGGAGAACTACAGAAGGATAATAGAACTGCTCGGCTGGGAGAGCTTCATCGACCCTGAAAAGTACAAGCAGGACCAGACGTCTCTCAATACATTCAGGATGAAACCTCCCACAGGCCTGTCCGCAATTTCGATCAAATATATCAACCGCACGCTTTCACTGCTCAACAGGTTCACTCTCTGGCACAGGTTCACCACGTTCATATTCAGGAGTGATTTTATAACGAAAATCTTCGATAAGTTCATCACGCGCTACATGGCCAACATGAGCATGTGCAGGAACAGTTTTGTAATACCATGGCAGAACGGAAAGGCAAACATCAGCTACTACTGCACGGGCGGAGTGGCATGGGGAAAGAACGAACCGGATGACATGACCTCGGGCTTCCCGTATGAGACATACCTCAAGCTTGAACCTCATCTCGACTATCCGGGAAAACTGCCTGACGACCCGAGGCTGAACAGGCTTGATAAGGTCAGAAAGCGTCTTCTTGAAGCTGCAAAGGCCAAAGGCTATACGATGGCGCCGTCCTACGGTAAAGAGGCATAG
- a CDS encoding 4Fe-4S binding protein, which produces MEFKPFSNEDNPLRRFLLFVFARYIEIPLLLLCYQLLRGKWKRVGQIGWFKKIAGIALARPFGYLGDSARPIPYDELIKLIDAQDGPIAVGPCRCRIGHKACSHPMETDMVFRTGYYAWMKAFPKDYRQISKEEARAIIRSCHEKKMFHMVFIHCPVNLYNEYAICNCCICGCVPYIINRELGQLDYPLIDGFFTAQTDREKCKDCSKCIEICPFEARKLVDGKSLTAENCFGCGLCIYECPEKAISMKKLREPILERDPAGNAPSGYRPRLYKQHEDYSEKLK; this is translated from the coding sequence ATGGAATTCAAACCTTTCTCAAACGAAGACAATCCGTTAAGGCGATTTCTGCTCTTTGTATTCGCCAGATATATCGAGATTCCGCTCCTGCTGCTTTGCTATCAGCTTCTGCGCGGTAAATGGAAAAGGGTGGGGCAGATAGGCTGGTTTAAAAAAATTGCAGGGATAGCCCTGGCAAGGCCTTTCGGATATCTTGGAGATTCTGCCAGACCCATTCCTTATGACGAGCTTATAAAGCTTATCGACGCGCAGGACGGTCCGATTGCGGTAGGCCCTTGCAGGTGCAGGATAGGACACAAGGCGTGCAGCCATCCCATGGAAACAGATATGGTCTTCAGGACAGGATATTACGCGTGGATGAAGGCGTTCCCGAAAGACTACCGGCAGATATCAAAGGAAGAGGCCAGGGCGATAATCAGGTCCTGCCATGAAAAGAAGATGTTTCACATGGTCTTTATCCATTGTCCGGTGAACCTGTACAATGAATACGCCATCTGCAACTGCTGCATATGCGGGTGCGTGCCCTACATAATCAACCGTGAGCTTGGTCAGCTCGATTACCCGCTTATCGACGGTTTTTTTACGGCTCAAACCGACAGGGAGAAATGCAAGGACTGTTCTAAGTGCATAGAGATATGCCCGTTTGAGGCCAGAAAACTCGTGGACGGGAAAAGTCTCACTGCTGAAAACTGCTTCGGATGCGGACTCTGCATATACGAATGCCCTGAAAAGGCGATTTCGATGAAGAAGCTGAGGGAACCGATCCTGGAAAGAGACCCGGCTGGCAATGCCCCTTCAGGCTACAGACCTCGGTTATATAAACAGCATGAGGATTATTCGGAAAAGCTGAAATAA
- a CDS encoding START domain-containing protein, whose translation MKTRIYGFMLLITPLVLLQCLPLFALNGQWSKTGESKGIVSYSRQSASGVYEIYSAGMVNAPIASIEALLRDVSARPQYVYGCAETSYADIPGLKNTADVHYIYNRTRMPAFMNDRDCVVKSVWTIDKASGSIYCRSESIDSDYRFQANVVRMERVVSQYTLIPRGNDLTLVICQAMADPGGSIPAFVVNLFTKSLGADMIEGIQKMANRPKYRNASIITSTPA comes from the coding sequence ATGAAAACTAGAATTTACGGTTTTATGCTTTTAATTACGCCCCTTGTTCTTCTGCAATGCCTTCCTCTTTTCGCTCTGAACGGCCAGTGGTCCAAAACAGGCGAATCAAAAGGTATCGTAAGCTACAGCAGGCAATCCGCAAGCGGCGTCTATGAAATATATTCGGCAGGTATGGTGAATGCCCCGATTGCCTCAATCGAGGCCCTTTTAAGAGATGTCTCGGCCCGCCCTCAATATGTCTATGGATGCGCGGAAACCTCATATGCGGATATTCCGGGGCTTAAGAATACGGCCGATGTCCATTATATATACAACAGGACCAGAATGCCCGCTTTCATGAACGACAGGGACTGCGTGGTGAAGAGCGTCTGGACGATAGACAAGGCGTCGGGGAGTATCTACTGCAGGTCTGAAAGCATAGACAGCGATTACAGGTTCCAGGCTAATGTAGTCAGGATGGAAAGGGTGGTGTCCCAGTATACACTTATTCCCAGAGGCAATGACCTCACCCTTGTCATCTGCCAGGCAATGGCGGACCCCGGAGGCAGCATTCCGGCCTTTGTCGTCAATCTGTTTACAAAATCGCTCGGCGCGGACATGATCGAGGGTATTCAGAAAATGGCAAACAGGCCGAAATACCGGAACGCCAGTATCATCACATCGACCCCTGCCTGA
- a CDS encoding tagaturonate reductase, with translation MEQLNRSINHSATMVERIIQIGTGVFLRGFADWIIDKMNKCAGFDTGVVVCQSTSGKTAETFKKQDGLFTVRLTGIVDGKPETSHDLVSCVTRALSIPDDFDAFLALADNPDLRFIISNTTEAGISFDKTDPYEKPLTFPGRLARLLYRRFRNLPDNGFIIIPCELIEDNGNELKKAVLNYATLWGLKDGFDAWLGRKCIFCGTLVDRIVAGFPKEKAESIFAELGYRDELLVEGEFFHLWVIEAPEEVRTEFPAEKAGLNVIFTDDIRPYRERKVRILNGTHTAMLPVSYLMGIDTVREALENPLINRFVKETVFNEIVPAVKAPGAKEFADEVLNRFMNPFIVHRFSSIMLNSFPKWRARLLPTVIDYHHLTGMIPERIAFSFAALLVFYRGIRENGTIPLNDNPEVIETMKTLWQDSTDTGKITRNILSRKDFWGADLNDIPQFSVMVAVFMKEIVENGMAQALSDFMN, from the coding sequence ATGGAACAGCTCAACAGATCAATAAACCACAGTGCAACGATGGTGGAACGGATAATCCAGATCGGTACCGGCGTTTTTTTGCGAGGTTTTGCAGACTGGATTATAGATAAAATGAATAAATGCGCCGGATTTGATACGGGCGTTGTCGTCTGCCAATCCACATCGGGTAAAACCGCCGAGACATTCAAAAAACAGGATGGCCTCTTTACAGTAAGGCTCACCGGTATTGTTGACGGCAAACCAGAAACCAGTCATGACCTGGTAAGCTGCGTGACAAGGGCACTTTCGATACCGGATGATTTCGATGCATTTCTGGCGCTGGCGGATAATCCCGATCTGCGCTTCATCATATCGAACACGACAGAGGCTGGGATTTCTTTTGATAAAACAGACCCGTATGAGAAACCCCTTACCTTTCCCGGAAGGCTCGCCAGACTCTTGTATAGAAGGTTCAGGAATCTTCCTGACAATGGTTTCATAATCATTCCATGCGAACTTATCGAAGATAATGGAAACGAGCTAAAAAAAGCCGTCCTCAATTATGCAACCTTATGGGGTCTCAAGGACGGTTTTGATGCATGGCTGGGCAGAAAATGCATATTCTGCGGGACTCTCGTTGACAGAATAGTGGCGGGATTTCCCAAGGAAAAAGCTGAAAGCATATTTGCAGAACTTGGCTACAGGGATGAACTGCTGGTCGAAGGCGAGTTTTTTCATCTCTGGGTGATTGAGGCACCTGAAGAAGTCAGAACGGAATTCCCTGCTGAAAAGGCAGGCCTCAATGTCATATTCACCGACGACATAAGACCCTACCGTGAGCGCAAGGTGAGGATATTAAACGGCACGCACACGGCCATGCTGCCCGTGTCATACCTCATGGGCATCGACACCGTCAGGGAGGCGCTTGAAAATCCGCTCATAAACCGTTTTGTCAAAGAAACAGTTTTCAATGAGATAGTCCCCGCAGTCAAGGCGCCGGGTGCTAAAGAGTTTGCCGATGAGGTATTGAACAGGTTCATGAATCCTTTCATCGTGCACAGGTTTTCAAGCATCATGCTGAACTCTTTTCCAAAATGGCGGGCCAGACTTCTGCCGACGGTTATCGACTATCACCATCTGACAGGCATGATCCCTGAGCGGATTGCCTTTTCATTCGCCGCGCTGCTAGTCTTCTACAGGGGCATCAGGGAAAACGGTACAATCCCCTTGAACGACAATCCGGAAGTTATCGAAACAATGAAAACGCTCTGGCAGGATTCAACCGATACAGGAAAGATTACACGGAATATCCTCTCAAGGAAAGACTTCTGGGGTGCTGACCTTAATGATATTCCACAGTTTTCTGTAATGGTGGCGGTTTTCATGAAAGAGATAGTCGAAAATGGCATGGCTCAGGCTCTTTCCGATTTCATGAACTGA
- a CDS encoding methyltransferase domain-containing protein, giving the protein MSGEYIHGYDGKENERLNDQANTLVELLHSDTFYPAGSKVLEAGCGVGAQTVTLALKSPDAVFTSIDISQASLDEAEKRCNALGYKNVTFKQADIFNLEFNPESFDHVFVCFVLEHLKNPVETLTILKRLIRPGGTITVIEGDHGSAYFYPDSVYAHKAIACQVELQRRAGGNAMIGRELYPLLVKAGFKDICVSPRMVYVDSSSPGLVEGFTKKTFTAMIEGVREKAVSDGLINAADFDRGIADLYRTSESDGVFCYTFFKAFAVK; this is encoded by the coding sequence ATGAGCGGCGAATACATACACGGATACGACGGAAAGGAAAACGAAAGACTAAACGATCAGGCGAATACACTGGTCGAATTGCTGCATTCAGATACCTTTTATCCTGCCGGGAGCAAGGTTCTGGAGGCAGGCTGCGGGGTAGGGGCGCAGACCGTGACACTGGCGCTGAAAAGCCCGGATGCGGTTTTCACATCAATCGATATTTCTCAGGCCTCTCTTGATGAGGCTGAAAAACGCTGCAATGCATTGGGATATAAAAATGTAACATTTAAACAGGCGGACATCTTCAACCTGGAGTTCAATCCCGAATCATTCGATCATGTATTTGTGTGTTTTGTTCTCGAACACCTGAAAAATCCTGTCGAGACCCTGACAATATTAAAAAGACTTATCCGGCCGGGTGGTACTATTACCGTCATCGAGGGAGACCACGGCTCGGCATACTTTTATCCGGACAGCGTTTATGCACACAAGGCGATTGCATGCCAGGTCGAACTCCAGAGACGCGCCGGAGGCAATGCAATGATAGGCCGGGAGCTGTACCCGCTGCTAGTTAAAGCGGGGTTTAAAGACATCTGTGTTTCACCAAGGATGGTCTATGTGGATTCGTCCAGCCCCGGTCTCGTTGAAGGATTCACGAAAAAGACCTTTACGGCCATGATAGAAGGCGTGCGCGAAAAGGCCGTCTCAGATGGGCTAATTAATGCGGCTGATTTCGACCGGGGAATAGCCGACCTCTACAGGACTTCGGAAAGCGACGGCGTCTTCTGCTATACATTTTTCAAGGCTTTTGCAGTAAAGTAA